The following proteins come from a genomic window of Paucimonas lemoignei:
- the gsiA_19 gene encoding ABC transporter ATP-binding protein: MSVVLTARDLTRHYEVSRGLFKGHALVRALNGVSFELEAGKTLAVVGESGCGKSTLARALTLIEEPSSGSLKIAGQEVNGATKEQRKQLRKDVQMVFQSPYASLNPRQKIGDQLAEPLLINTNLSAKERREKVQAMMAQVGLRPEHYQRYPHMFSGGQRQRIALARAMMLQPKVLVADEPTSALDVSIQAQVLNLFMDLQQEFNTAYVFISHNLSVVRHVADTVLVMYLGRPAEMGPKEEIYNRPLHPYTQALLSATPTIHPDPLKPKIKIVGELPNPLDPPSGCAFHKRCPYATERCATDEPALRLVDNRQVACHYAEQFVAA, from the coding sequence ATGAGCGTCGTTCTTACCGCCCGCGACCTTACCCGTCACTACGAAGTCTCCCGTGGCCTGTTCAAGGGTCACGCCCTGGTGCGCGCCTTGAACGGTGTGTCGTTTGAACTTGAAGCCGGCAAGACCCTGGCGGTGGTCGGCGAGTCCGGCTGCGGCAAGTCGACCCTGGCCCGTGCCTTGACCCTGATTGAAGAGCCGTCGTCCGGTTCGCTGAAAATCGCCGGTCAGGAAGTCAACGGCGCGACCAAGGAACAACGCAAACAGCTGCGCAAAGACGTGCAGATGGTGTTCCAGAGCCCCTACGCATCGCTCAACCCTCGGCAGAAAATCGGTGATCAGCTAGCCGAGCCGCTGCTGATCAATACCAACCTGTCCGCCAAGGAACGTCGCGAGAAAGTGCAGGCAATGATGGCCCAGGTCGGTTTGCGTCCTGAGCACTATCAGCGTTACCCGCACATGTTCTCCGGTGGTCAGCGTCAGCGTATCGCCCTGGCTCGGGCGATGATGCTGCAACCTAAAGTGCTGGTGGCGGATGAACCGACTTCTGCGCTGGACGTGTCGATTCAGGCTCAGGTGCTGAACCTGTTCATGGACTTGCAGCAGGAATTCAACACGGCTTACGTGTTCATCTCCCACAACCTGTCGGTGGTGCGTCACGTCGCCGATACGGTGCTGGTGATGTACCTGGGGCGCCCGGCGGAAATGGGTCCCAAGGAAGAGATCTACAACCGTCCGCTGCACCCGTACACCCAGGCGTTGCTGTCGGCGACCCCGACCATCCACCCGGACCCGCTGAAGCCGAAGATCAAGATCGTCGGTGAACTGCCCAACCCGCTCGACCCGCCAAGCGGCTGCGCCTTCCACAAGCGCTGCCCGTACGCGACAGAGCGCTGCGCCACCGACGAACCGGCCCTGCGCCTGGTCGACAACCGCCAGGTTGCCTGCCATTACGCGGAGCAGTTTGTAGCGGCGTAA
- the dppA_8 gene encoding extracellular solute-binding protein: protein MKLLSLRNSIALALFSAALSVSAKPLVVCTEASPEGFDIVQYTTAVTADATAETFLDKLVGFKPGTTETEPNLAESWEVSDDGLTYTFHLRKGVKFQTTDYFKPSREMNADDVLWSFQRQLDPKHPWHAKSLTGYPYFESMGFNTLLKSIEKIDEHTVKFTLTRPESPFLRDLAMPFTSIYSAEYADQLLKAGKTAELNSKPIGTGPFILTRYAKDAQVRYKANPDYWKGAVPSEALIFAITLDSNVRLQKLKANECQVALYPKPDDIDTIKADPKLKIDEMEAMMTSYIAMNTTHKYLNDVRVREAINLAFDKKAYIGALFGQGKATEGVNPYPPTLLGYAKDIKNPSLDLDKARALLKEAGVPEGQEFSLFLRNGGAVTNPNPALGAQMLQADLAKIGIKLNLRVMEWGEMLKRAKAGEHDMVFAGWAGDNGDPDNFLTPNLSCEAAKNGENYARWCNKAFEEAISKARETTDPAERAALYEQAQQIVAKDIPWLSLAYPKLFTAMRSNVEGYQISPLTNNNFSTTRVK, encoded by the coding sequence TTGAAACTGTTATCGCTACGCAACTCGATCGCCCTGGCCCTGTTCAGCGCGGCACTGAGCGTCTCGGCCAAGCCCTTGGTGGTGTGCACCGAAGCCAGCCCGGAAGGCTTTGATATCGTTCAATACACCACCGCTGTGACGGCAGATGCCACCGCAGAAACCTTTCTGGACAAACTGGTCGGCTTCAAGCCCGGCACCACCGAAACCGAACCTAACCTGGCCGAAAGCTGGGAGGTCAGTGACGATGGCCTGACGTACACCTTCCACCTGCGCAAGGGCGTCAAGTTCCAGACCACCGATTACTTCAAGCCAAGCCGCGAGATGAACGCCGATGACGTTCTTTGGAGCTTTCAGCGCCAGCTGGACCCGAAGCACCCTTGGCATGCCAAGTCTCTGACCGGCTACCCGTATTTCGAAAGCATGGGCTTCAATACCCTGCTTAAAAGCATCGAGAAAATCGACGAGCACACCGTCAAATTCACCCTGACGCGCCCTGAATCGCCGTTCCTGCGTGACCTGGCCATGCCGTTCACCTCGATCTATTCCGCCGAGTACGCCGACCAGTTGCTCAAGGCCGGTAAAACCGCCGAACTGAACAGCAAGCCCATCGGCACAGGGCCGTTCATCCTGACTCGCTATGCCAAGGATGCCCAAGTTCGCTATAAAGCCAACCCGGATTACTGGAAGGGCGCGGTCCCCAGCGAAGCGCTGATTTTTGCGATCACGCTGGACAGCAACGTACGCCTGCAAAAGCTCAAGGCGAACGAGTGCCAGGTCGCGCTTTACCCGAAACCGGACGACATCGACACCATCAAGGCTGACCCCAAGCTCAAGATTGACGAGATGGAAGCCATGATGACCAGCTACATCGCAATGAACACCACGCACAAGTACCTGAACGATGTGCGCGTGCGTGAAGCGATCAACCTGGCATTCGACAAGAAAGCCTACATCGGCGCACTGTTTGGCCAAGGCAAGGCGACTGAAGGCGTCAACCCTTACCCGCCAACCCTGCTCGGTTACGCCAAGGATATAAAGAACCCGTCGCTGGATCTGGACAAGGCCCGGGCGCTGCTCAAGGAAGCGGGCGTACCTGAGGGCCAGGAATTCAGCCTGTTCCTGCGCAATGGCGGTGCGGTCACCAACCCGAACCCGGCGCTGGGCGCGCAGATGCTGCAAGCAGACCTGGCAAAGATTGGCATCAAGCTGAACCTGCGTGTCATGGAATGGGGTGAAATGCTCAAACGCGCCAAAGCCGGTGAACACGACATGGTGTTTGCAGGCTGGGCTGGCGACAATGGCGACCCGGATAACTTCCTGACACCGAACCTGAGTTGCGAAGCGGCCAAGAATGGTGAGAATTACGCCCGCTGGTGTAACAAGGCGTTTGAAGAAGCCATCTCCAAGGCGCGGGAGACAACCGACCCGGCTGAGCGTGCAGCGCTTTACGAGCAGGCTCAGCAGATCGTTGCAAAAGACATACCCTGGCTGAGCCTGGCTTATCCAAAACTGTTCACCGCAATGCGTAGCAACGTCGAAGGCTATCAAATCAGCCCGCTGACCAATAACAACTTCTCCACTACCCGGGTGAAGTAG
- the oprD_8 gene encoding outer membrane porin, translated as MRKISTAAVALSIASLSAMAQAEPASQAFVPTGLSTKNAQADANGFFEDQHLTGTTRNWYANELRRRDSVFGYNDDGVRKTTPRRINWQQGTIVNYTSGFTQGVVGFSTELALYNAIALDRDTGDFAGSSNRTLADSDGDAVGQWSKMGLGNVKARISNTTLTMGRQSVNTPVVAYIGNRALPSSFQGFAVQSDEFNNLSLQAASFDRVSPRMEQSLDKFRSEYGDRSQTADRLDMLGGDYKPTDSLTTSFYASNLEDFWHQYYFGFTHEMGDTNVVGLSTNLNYYKTKDSGQRKMGEIDNDTYSLSFTGTHKAHSLSIAYQEVAGNEYFDYAHETNAIFLANSLLSDFNGPNEKSLQVAYVLNMAEYGVPGLKFNIYQARGWDIDGTHYKGTAYSDVRAMDGETHYEYGIGTSYAVQSGPLKATAIRATYTTHRASENQADGNLNEFRLVTTIPFNIL; from the coding sequence GTGAGAAAGATCAGTACCGCAGCAGTCGCTTTGTCCATCGCCTCCTTGAGCGCAATGGCCCAGGCAGAGCCCGCCAGCCAGGCATTCGTGCCAACCGGGCTGAGCACCAAGAACGCCCAGGCCGACGCCAACGGTTTCTTTGAAGATCAACACCTGACCGGCACTACGCGTAACTGGTACGCCAACGAACTGCGTCGTCGCGACAGCGTGTTCGGCTACAACGATGACGGCGTGCGCAAGACCACTCCACGTCGTATCAACTGGCAGCAAGGCACCATCGTCAACTACACCTCGGGCTTCACTCAGGGCGTTGTAGGTTTCTCCACGGAACTGGCGCTGTACAACGCCATTGCCCTGGACCGTGACACCGGCGACTTCGCTGGCAGCTCCAACCGCACCCTGGCAGACAGCGACGGCGATGCCGTGGGCCAATGGAGCAAAATGGGCCTGGGCAACGTCAAGGCACGCATCTCCAACACCACCCTGACCATGGGTCGCCAGTCGGTGAACACCCCGGTTGTGGCCTATATCGGTAACCGTGCGCTGCCCTCGAGCTTCCAGGGTTTTGCCGTGCAGAGCGACGAGTTCAACAACCTGTCCCTGCAGGCCGCCAGCTTCGACCGCGTCTCCCCGCGTATGGAACAGAGCCTGGACAAGTTCCGCTCTGAATACGGCGACCGCAGCCAGACCGCAGATCGTCTGGACATGCTGGGCGGCGACTACAAGCCGACTGACAGCCTGACCACCAGCTTCTACGCGTCGAACCTGGAAGACTTCTGGCACCAGTACTACTTCGGCTTCACCCACGAAATGGGTGACACCAATGTCGTAGGCCTGAGCACCAACCTGAACTACTACAAAACCAAAGATTCCGGCCAGCGCAAAATGGGCGAGATCGATAACGATACTTACAGCCTTTCCTTCACCGGTACGCACAAGGCCCACAGCCTGAGCATCGCCTACCAGGAAGTGGCCGGTAACGAGTACTTCGACTACGCCCACGAAACCAACGCCATCTTCCTGGCCAACTCCCTGCTCTCGGACTTCAACGGCCCGAACGAGAAATCGCTGCAGGTAGCCTACGTGTTGAACATGGCTGAGTACGGCGTACCGGGCCTGAAATTCAACATCTACCAGGCACGTGGCTGGGACATCGACGGCACCCACTACAAAGGCACCGCGTACAGCGACGTGCGCGCAATGGACGGCGAAACCCACTACGAGTACGGCATCGGCACCTCGTATGCGGTACAGTCCGGCCCGCTCAAGGCCACAGCCATCCGTGCGACCTACACCACGCACCGCGCCAGCGAAAACCAGGCTGACGGCAACCTGAACGAGTTCCGTCTGGTTACCACCATTCCATTCAACATCTTGTAA
- the dppB_4 gene encoding ABC transporter permease gives MFSFIARRVGLLIPTFFGITLLTFALIRLIPGDPVEVMMGERRVDPEMHAQAMERLGLNKPLYAQYIDYVGKLAQGDLGESLRTRTSVWTEFTALFPATLELSIAALIFAGILGLLAGVIAALKRGSLFDHGVMGISLAGYSMPIFWWGLILIMFFSVTLGWTPVSGRIDLLYDIPPRTGFMLIDTLLSDEEGAFLDALHHLILPAIVLGTIPLAVIARMTRSSMLEVLREDYVRTARAKGLSPARVVFVHGLRNALIPVLTVFGLQVGALLAGAVLTETIFSWPGIGKWLIEAIGARDYPVVQNGILLIACLVILVNFVVDILYGFANPRIRHQR, from the coding sequence ATGTTTAGTTTTATCGCCCGCCGAGTGGGGTTGTTGATACCCACGTTTTTCGGCATCACCTTGCTGACCTTCGCGCTCATTCGCCTGATTCCGGGCGACCCGGTTGAAGTCATGATGGGTGAACGCCGGGTCGATCCGGAAATGCACGCCCAGGCAATGGAACGCCTGGGTCTGAACAAGCCCCTGTATGCGCAGTACATCGACTACGTCGGCAAGCTCGCCCAAGGCGATCTTGGCGAATCGTTGCGCACGCGGACCAGCGTGTGGACCGAGTTCACCGCGCTGTTTCCGGCCACGCTGGAGCTGTCGATTGCCGCGTTGATCTTCGCGGGTATCCTGGGCCTGTTGGCCGGGGTGATTGCGGCGCTCAAACGGGGGTCACTGTTCGATCACGGGGTGATGGGCATTTCCCTGGCAGGCTATTCGATGCCGATCTTCTGGTGGGGCCTGATCCTGATCATGTTCTTCTCGGTGACGCTGGGCTGGACGCCGGTCTCCGGGCGTATCGACCTGCTGTATGACATCCCGCCCAGAACCGGTTTCATGCTGATCGACACTTTGCTCAGCGATGAAGAAGGCGCGTTTCTCGATGCTCTGCATCACCTGATCCTCCCGGCTATCGTGCTTGGCACCATCCCGCTGGCAGTGATCGCGCGGATGACCCGTTCCTCGATGCTTGAAGTGCTGCGTGAAGACTACGTGCGTACCGCCCGTGCCAAAGGCCTGTCGCCTGCGCGCGTGGTGTTCGTTCACGGCCTGCGTAACGCGCTGATTCCGGTGTTGACCGTATTCGGCCTGCAAGTCGGCGCGCTGCTCGCCGGTGCGGTACTGACCGAAACGATCTTCTCCTGGCCGGGTATCGGCAAGTGGTTGATCGAAGCCATTGGTGCGCGTGACTACCCTGTCGTGCAGAACGGCATCCTGTTGATCGCCTGCCTGGTGATCCTGGTCAATTTCGTGGTGGATATCCTCTACGGCTTTGCCAACCCACGCATTCGTCACCAGCGCTGA
- the dppC gene encoding dipeptide ABC transporter permease, producing the protein MSTPIPSVAVDQSLLYPSPYKEFWQAFAKNKGAVAGLMFMILIVFCALFAPWVAPHDPSEQYRDFLLTPPVWLEGGQWQFLLGTDELGRDLLSRLIQGSRLSLLIGLSSVVMSLIPGILMGLLAGFFPRILGPTIMRLMDIMLALPSLLLAVAIVAILGPGLINTVIAIAIVSLPAYVRLTRAAVMGELNRDYVTAARLAGATLPRLMFITVLPNCMAPLIVQATLSFSSAILDAAALGFLGLGVQPPTPEWGTMLASARDYIERAWWVVSLPGLTILLSVLAINLMGDGLRDALDPKLKNAA; encoded by the coding sequence ATGAGCACACCTATTCCTTCGGTAGCAGTCGATCAAAGCCTGCTTTACCCTTCGCCGTACAAAGAATTCTGGCAAGCCTTCGCCAAGAACAAGGGCGCTGTTGCGGGCCTGATGTTCATGATCCTGATCGTGTTCTGCGCGCTGTTCGCCCCCTGGGTTGCGCCTCATGATCCGAGCGAGCAGTACCGCGACTTCCTGCTGACCCCGCCGGTCTGGCTTGAAGGCGGTCAATGGCAATTCCTGCTGGGCACCGACGAACTGGGCCGTGACCTGCTGTCGCGTCTGATCCAGGGGTCGCGCCTGTCGCTGCTGATCGGTTTGTCGTCGGTGGTGATGTCGCTGATTCCGGGCATCCTCATGGGCCTGCTGGCCGGGTTCTTCCCGCGCATTCTCGGCCCGACGATCATGCGCCTGATGGACATCATGCTCGCCCTGCCCTCGCTGCTGCTGGCTGTGGCGATTGTCGCCATCCTCGGCCCTGGCCTGATCAACACCGTGATCGCAATCGCGATCGTTTCGCTGCCTGCCTACGTTCGTCTGACCCGCGCGGCGGTGATGGGTGAACTGAACCGCGATTACGTGACCGCTGCTCGTCTGGCTGGCGCCACCTTGCCACGCCTGATGTTCATCACCGTGCTGCCCAACTGCATGGCACCGCTGATCGTCCAGGCGACCTTGAGTTTCTCCTCGGCAATCCTCGACGCTGCGGCGCTGGGCTTCCTCGGCCTGGGCGTACAACCGCCAACGCCTGAGTGGGGCACCATGCTGGCTTCGGCCCGTGACTACATCGAACGCGCCTGGTGGGTAGTGAGCCTCCCTGGTTTGACCATTTTGCTCAGCGTGCTGGCAATCAACCTGATGGGCGACGGGCTGCGCGATGCGCTGGACCCGAAACTCAAAAATGCCGCCTGA
- the gsiA_18 gene encoding oligopeptide/dipeptide ABC transporter ATP-binding protein-like protein, which translates to MSLLEIKNLNVRFGDASAVPVVDGLSLSVEKGEVMAIVGESGSGKSVTMMALMGLIDHPGVITADSLNFDGHELLKLNNRQRRKIIGKDLAMVFQDPMTALNPSYTVGFQIEEVLRQHLNLSGRAARQRALELLQKVEIPGAASRLNAYPHQLSGGMSQRVAIAMAIAGEPKLLIADEPTTALDVTIQAQIMDLLLSLQKEQDMALVLITHDLAVVAETAQRVCVMYAGQAVEVGQVPGLFDVPAHPYSEALLAAIPEHSMGAERLATLPGMVPGRYDRPQGCLLSPRCPYVQENCRTQRPGLDPKAHSLARCFYPLNQEVA; encoded by the coding sequence ATGTCACTTCTAGAAATCAAGAATCTCAACGTCCGCTTCGGCGATGCCAGCGCAGTGCCGGTTGTCGACGGCCTGTCGTTGAGCGTCGAAAAAGGCGAAGTCATGGCCATCGTCGGCGAATCAGGTTCGGGTAAATCCGTGACCATGATGGCGTTGATGGGCCTGATCGATCACCCCGGCGTGATCACCGCTGATTCGCTGAACTTCGACGGTCATGAACTGCTCAAGCTCAACAACCGCCAGCGCCGCAAGATCATCGGCAAAGACCTGGCGATGGTGTTCCAGGACCCGATGACCGCGCTGAACCCCAGCTACACCGTGGGTTTCCAGATCGAAGAGGTGCTGCGTCAGCACCTGAACCTGTCAGGTCGGGCCGCGCGTCAGCGTGCTCTGGAGCTGCTGCAAAAAGTTGAAATCCCGGGTGCTGCTTCGCGTCTCAATGCGTATCCGCACCAGTTGTCCGGCGGCATGAGCCAGCGTGTGGCAATCGCCATGGCGATTGCGGGCGAACCCAAGTTGCTGATCGCTGACGAGCCGACCACCGCGTTGGACGTCACGATTCAGGCGCAGATCATGGACTTGCTCCTGAGCCTGCAAAAAGAGCAGGACATGGCGCTGGTGCTGATCACTCACGACCTGGCGGTGGTGGCTGAAACCGCTCAGCGCGTGTGCGTGATGTACGCAGGCCAGGCCGTTGAAGTCGGCCAGGTCCCGGGCTTGTTCGACGTGCCCGCGCACCCGTACAGCGAAGCGTTGCTGGCGGCGATTCCGGAGCACAGCATGGGCGCAGAGCGTCTGGCGACGTTGCCGGGCATGGTCCCTGGCCGTTACGACCGTCCGCAAGGCTGCCTGCTCTCGCCACGCTGCCCTTATGTGCAGGAAAACTGCCGCACCCAGCGCCCAGGCCTTGATCCCAAAGCCCACAGCCTGGCGCGTTGCTTCTATCCGTTGAATCAGGAGGTGGCGTAA
- the cysJ gene encoding oxidoreductase FAD/NAD(P)-binding:PepSY-associated TM helix:flavodoxin/nitric oxide synthase: protein MLKKVLFQVHWFFGITAGLVLALMGITGAIYSFEDEILEWANPEALIIQPRGEALPPIELVRKLEAATGLTVAILRVQTMGDKAAQVYFTPAPGERRGPMRNFDPYNGEITGDATGAGFFDFVLRLHRFLAMGEYGKQVTAACTLILVFFCLSGLYLRWPRKALSWRVWLTLDWAKKGRSFNWDLHSVFGTWCLLFYLVFAVTGLTWSYEWFNNGMNALLGDAPAGEQRRGGGGGARSAGKVEPAAKADYVAIWDSIKATAGPDLAAYNIRLPNVGGQPATIFYMLKDSPHPRALNTITLDPATGKISSVARYADKSFGAQLLVSSYSLHVGSYFGIVGRLIMTAAALMMPLFFITGWLLYLDRRRKKRDIKSARGGVAAHTDSDAPAWLIGFATQSGFAEQLAWQTAGQLQAAGLPVKVQRLADLTEQDLRQSQNALFVVSTFGDGEAPDSALGFERKLLGSPLALENLNYAVLGLGDRQYQHFCGFARRLQGWLAERGGTRLFEGVEVDSADPVALQHWQKQLGQVTGTAPTSLWQAPAYDNWTLVQREHLNPGSSGSKVFLIGLTPPPSMGWEAGDLVEVMPRNSLAAVEQFLAGLGIADSAVVQIGGLEEPLSVALASRQLPQHRAHLVGLHAQAVIDALVPLAMREYSIASTVEDGTLQLIVRQELHPDGSLGLGSGWLTEHVALGNSVSLRVRRNSSFHLPSEPRPLILIGNGTGLAGLRSLLKARIAQGRSRNWLLFGERNRAHDFHCGSELMQWQASGELARLDLAFSRDQAEKIYVQDRLIAAADELRAWLADGAAIYICGSLEGMAAGVDAALIEMLGAQVVGELIEEGRYRRDVY from the coding sequence GTGTTGAAGAAAGTCCTGTTTCAAGTCCACTGGTTCTTCGGCATCACCGCCGGGCTGGTGCTGGCCCTCATGGGGATTACCGGTGCTATCTATTCGTTCGAGGATGAAATCCTTGAGTGGGCCAACCCCGAGGCCCTGATTATCCAGCCCCGTGGCGAAGCGTTGCCGCCGATTGAGCTGGTGCGCAAGCTTGAAGCGGCCACCGGGCTGACCGTTGCCATCCTGCGGGTGCAGACGATGGGCGACAAAGCGGCGCAAGTCTATTTCACCCCGGCCCCCGGCGAACGGCGCGGGCCGATGCGCAATTTTGATCCCTACAACGGCGAAATTACCGGCGACGCCACGGGCGCGGGTTTCTTTGACTTCGTCTTGCGCCTGCATCGGTTCCTGGCCATGGGCGAGTACGGCAAACAGGTCACCGCGGCCTGCACGCTGATCCTGGTGTTTTTCTGCCTCTCCGGCCTGTACCTGCGCTGGCCGCGCAAAGCGCTGAGCTGGCGGGTATGGCTGACCCTGGACTGGGCGAAAAAAGGCCGCAGCTTCAACTGGGATTTGCACTCGGTCTTTGGCACCTGGTGCCTGTTGTTCTATCTAGTGTTCGCGGTGACGGGCCTGACCTGGTCTTACGAGTGGTTCAACAACGGGATGAACGCGTTGCTCGGTGACGCGCCTGCAGGTGAACAGCGCAGAGGCGGCGGTGGAGGGGCGCGTTCTGCTGGCAAAGTCGAACCCGCAGCAAAAGCCGATTATGTGGCGATCTGGGACAGCATCAAAGCCACCGCTGGGCCTGACTTGGCGGCCTACAACATTCGTTTACCCAATGTGGGCGGTCAGCCAGCGACCATTTTCTACATGCTCAAGGATTCGCCACATCCGAGGGCGCTGAACACCATCACTCTGGACCCGGCCACCGGCAAAATCAGCTCGGTTGCCCGTTACGCCGATAAAAGCTTTGGCGCGCAGCTGCTGGTCAGCAGCTATTCGCTGCACGTGGGCAGTTACTTCGGCATCGTCGGGCGGCTGATCATGACCGCTGCAGCCTTGATGATGCCGCTGTTCTTCATCACAGGCTGGCTGCTGTACCTGGACCGACGTCGCAAGAAGCGCGATATCAAGAGTGCCCGTGGCGGGGTCGCGGCCCACACTGACAGCGACGCCCCGGCATGGTTGATCGGCTTTGCCACCCAGAGCGGTTTTGCCGAGCAACTGGCCTGGCAGACCGCCGGGCAATTGCAGGCAGCGGGGTTGCCAGTGAAGGTGCAACGCCTGGCGGATCTCACCGAGCAGGACCTTCGCCAGAGTCAGAACGCGCTGTTTGTGGTCAGCACCTTTGGTGACGGCGAAGCTCCGGACAGCGCGCTGGGGTTTGAACGCAAGCTGCTGGGCAGCCCGCTGGCGCTGGAAAACCTCAATTACGCGGTGCTGGGCCTCGGGGATCGGCAGTATCAACACTTCTGCGGTTTCGCCCGGCGCCTGCAGGGCTGGCTCGCGGAGCGCGGCGGCACGCGGTTGTTTGAAGGCGTTGAAGTCGACAGCGCCGACCCGGTCGCCTTGCAACACTGGCAAAAACAATTGGGACAGGTCACCGGCACTGCGCCGACGAGCCTGTGGCAGGCCCCGGCGTACGACAACTGGACGCTGGTTCAGCGCGAACACCTGAACCCCGGCAGCAGTGGCTCGAAGGTATTTCTGATTGGCCTGACACCACCACCGTCGATGGGCTGGGAAGCGGGGGATCTGGTGGAGGTGATGCCGCGTAACAGCCTCGCGGCGGTGGAACAGTTTCTTGCCGGGTTGGGGATTGCGGACAGCGCCGTGGTGCAGATCGGCGGCCTTGAAGAACCGCTGAGCGTTGCCCTGGCCAGCCGTCAATTGCCCCAGCATCGGGCGCATCTGGTAGGCCTGCATGCACAGGCGGTGATTGACGCGCTGGTGCCCCTGGCCATGCGCGAATACTCCATTGCGTCGACAGTCGAAGACGGTACGTTGCAGTTGATCGTGCGTCAGGAACTGCACCCGGATGGCAGCCTGGGGCTGGGTTCTGGCTGGTTGACCGAGCACGTGGCACTGGGTAATTCGGTGAGCCTGCGGGTGCGGCGCAACAGCAGCTTCCATCTGCCGAGCGAGCCGCGGCCGTTGATTCTGATTGGCAATGGCACGGGTCTGGCGGGGTTGCGTAGCTTGCTCAAGGCACGCATCGCTCAGGGGCGGTCGCGTAATTGGCTACTGTTTGGCGAGCGCAATCGGGCGCACGACTTCCATTGCGGTAGCGAGTTGATGCAGTGGCAGGCCTCGGGTGAGTTGGCGCGGCTGGATCTGGCGTTCTCCAGGGATCAGGCCGAGAAAATCTATGTGCAGGATCGGTTGATTGCAGCGGCGGATGAGCTGCGCGCCTGGTTAGCCGATGGCGCCGCTATTTATATCTGCGGCAGCCTGGAAGGCATGGCGGCGGGTGTGGATGCTGCGCTGATCGAGATGCTGGGTGCGCAAGTGGTGGGGGAGTTGATCGAAGAGGGGCGGTACCGCAGGGATGTTTATTGA